In the genome of Nitratireductor sp. GISD-1A_MAKvit, the window AGAACCTCTTTCCCGAACCGACCGGCTAAAACACGCGCCGCCTGCGTTCTGTCGCCTTCCGCGCCCCGGGCGGTCACGGAGGCAGGTGCTGAGCTCCTAGCGTTGCAAGAGCCCCTCATTGTGCTGGCCTGCGGGTGCCAATCCCCGGATCATGCATGCAATAAAGCACGGCTCGGCCGCGGTGACAGGGTTCGGGCGCGCTGCAAGAGGTCAGTAACGACGCATCAACCCGACAAGACGCCCCTGGACCTTGACCCGGTCAGGGCCGAAAATTCGCGTTTCATAGGCAGGATTTGCCGCTTCGAGCGCGATGGACGCTCCCTTGCGTCGGAAGCGTTTTAGTGTCGCTTCCTCCTGATCCACCAGCGCAACCACGATCTCCCCGGGGTTGGCTGTCTGCGTTTCACGTATGATCACCGTGTCTCCGTCGAAGATGCCGGCTTCGATCATGGAATCGCCGCGAACTTCAAGAGCATAATGATCGCCGCCACTCAGCATGTCCGGGGGAACCGCGATGGAGTGTGTCTGGTGCTGGATGGCGTCGATCGGGACGCCGGCGGCAATGCGCCCCATGACCGGAACGGAAACGACGCCGGAAAGACTGTCGTCATTGCTCGCGGCCGGTTTGGGTTGAGACGCCGCCGTTTTGCCGAGGCTGCCTTCAATGACACTCGGAGAAAAGCCGCGGGGCGCGGAATTCAGGCCCGGTGCAATGGAATCGGGCAATCGAACGACTTCCAGCGCGCGGGCACGGTTCGGCAGGCGGCGGATGAACCCGCGCTCCTCCAGCG includes:
- the lexA gene encoding transcriptional repressor LexA codes for the protein MLTRKQHELLLFIHERLKESGIPPSFDEMKEALDLASKSGIHRLITALEERGFIRRLPNRARALEVVRLPDSIAPGLNSAPRGFSPSVIEGSLGKTAASQPKPAASNDDSLSGVVSVPVMGRIAAGVPIDAIQHQTHSIAVPPDMLSGGDHYALEVRGDSMIEAGIFDGDTVIIRETQTANPGEIVVALVDQEEATLKRFRRKGASIALEAANPAYETRIFGPDRVKVQGRLVGLMRRY